The Bombus pyrosoma isolate SC7728 linkage group LG3, ASM1482585v1, whole genome shotgun sequence genome has a segment encoding these proteins:
- the LOC122566371 gene encoding ankyrin repeat domain-containing protein 13D isoform X7 — protein MVNIDTIQKNYPLHWLVWNNNYVELEEELSTKLHDIEKLDNRGRTPLMLAVTLSHMESVGVLLQHEANVNTENTQGWNVVQEAVGTGNPELIQMVLAHRDYQRYCNRVAGIPELLHKLKQAPDFYVEMKWEFTSWVPLASRICPSDTYKVYKQGSNVRIDTTLLGFDHTKWQRGNRSYIFKGQTASHVPVAIRCERSYVFSMVGRESDDGATMMEVDHKTRKVYVEHIKLVDIDDMQLMEPSEEGVLTRLTNPIVTTYIDTDKISFERNKAGLWGWRSDKSEIVNGHECKVFSACNVELITKTRLEHLSDPDKARARAPRTPLQSFLGMAEQQQENSNSATTSEEYNNVGNPSNITAEEYFDPDVDLNGRDIGRPKEVNTKIQKFKATLWLSEQYPLSLQEQIMPIVDLMAISSSHFAKLRDFIQMQLPAGFPVKIEIPLFHILNARITFGNIFGMDQEVPHVGHLEETNRMTCLVDDICFEAPVGYVKLAGAEVRTQFMEEEDDLLQFAIQQSLLEVGSERDEVDIWEALRAQKPSRPTTPNMTTEEERQLQRKKIQGIAANVREKYN, from the exons ATGGTGAATATAGACacgatacaaaaaaattatccGCTCCATTGGCTCGTgtggaataataattatgtagaACTCGAAGAAGAATTATCTACAAAGCTG catGATATTGAAAAGCTTGATAACAGAGGAAGAACACCATTGATGTTAGCTGTGACTTTAAGTCATATGGAGTCTGTCGGAGTATTGTTGCAACATGAAGCTAATGTTAATACAGAGAACACTCAAGGATGGAATG TGGTTCAGGAGGCAGTTGGTACAGGAAATCCTGAGCTAATACAAATGGTGCTAGCACATAGAGATTATCAAAGATATTGTAATCGGGTAGCTGGTATTCCAGAATTACTTCATAAACTTAAACAA gcTCCTGACTTTTATGTAGAAATGAAATGGGAGTTTACTAGTTGgg ttcCCCTTGCCTCTAGAATATGTCCTAGTGACACATACAAGGTATACAAACAGGGCAGTAATGTAAGAATCGATACAACTTTATTAGGGTTTGATCATACAAAGTGGCAACGTGGAAATCGTAGTTACATCTTCAAAGGACAAA CTGCATCACATGTACCTGTGGCAATTAGATGTGAACGGAGTTATGTGTTCAGTATGGTGGGACGAGAGTCAG ATGATGGAGCAACAATGATGGAGGTAGATCACAAAACAAGAAAAGTATATGTTGAGCATATTAAACTCGTAGATATTGACGATATGCAATTAATGGAACCCTCTGAAGAAGGTGTTTTAACTCGGCTTACGAATCCGATCGTTACTACTTACATAGATACGGATAAAATTAGCTTTGAACg CAATAAAGCTGGTTTGTGGGGATGGCGCTCTGATAAAAGTGAAATAGTTAATGGACATGAGTGTAAAGTGTTTAGTGCATGTAATGTAGAATTAATAACGAAAACTCGATTAGAACATTTATCTGATCCTGATAAGGCACGAGCTCGTGCTCCTCGTACACCTCTTCAGTCGTTTCTTGGCATGGCGGAACAACAGCAGGAAAACAGTAATAGCGCAACTACTagt GAAGAATATAACAATGTCGGAAATCCTTCTAATATAACAGCTGAGGAATATTTTGACCCAGACGTTGATTTAAATGGAAGGGATATAGGTAGACCAAAAGAagttaatacaaaaattcagaaatttaag gCAACTTTATGGCTTAGTGAACAGTATCCACTAAGTCTTCAAGAACAAATTATGCCAATCGTCGATCTAATGGCAATATCTAGTTCACACTTTGCAAAATTAAGGGATTTTATCCAAATGCAATTACCAGCTGGATTTCCTGTTAAAATCG aaattcccttgtttcatatattaaatGCAAGGATAAcgtttggaaatatttttggcATGGATCAAGAAGTGCCTCATGTAGGACATTTAGAAGAAACTAACAGAATGACTTGTTTAGTTGATGATATTTGTTTTGAAGCACCAGTGGGATACGTAAAACTag CAGGTGCTGAAGTTCGGACGCAATTtatggaagaagaagacgatCTTTTACAATTTGCTATACAACAAAGTTTGTTGGAAGTTGGTAGTGAACGCGATGAG GTTGATATATGGGAAGCCTTACGAGCGCAGAAACCATCACGGCCCACAACGCCCAATATGACAACTGAAGAAGAAAGGCAATTACAAAG AAAG aaAATTCAAGGAATTGCAGCAAATGTtagagaaaaatacaattaa
- the LOC122566371 gene encoding ankyrin repeat domain-containing protein 13D isoform X6 codes for MVNIDTIQKNYPLHWLVWNNNYVELEEELSTKLHDIEKLDNRGRTPLMLAVTLSHMESVGVLLQHEANVNTENTQGWNVVQEAVGTGNPELIQMVLAHRDYQRYCNRVAGIPELLHKLKQAPDFYVEMKWEFTSWVPLASRICPSDTYKVYKQGSNVRIDTTLLGFDHTKWQRGNRSYIFKGQTASHVPVAIRCERSYVFSMVGRESDDGATMMEVDHKTRKVYVEHIKLVDIDDMQLMEPSEEGVLTRLTNPIVTTYIDTDKISFERNKAGLWGWRSDKSEIVNGHECKVFSACNVELITKTRLEHLSDPDKARARAPRTPLQSFLGMAEQQQENSNSATTSEEYNNVGNPSNITAEEYFDPDVDLNGRDIGRPKEVNTKIQKFKATLWLSEQYPLSLQEQIMPIVDLMAISSSHFAKLRDFIQMQLPAGFPVKIEIPLFHILNARITFGNIFGMDQEVPHVGHLEETNRMTCLVDDICFEAPVGYVKLAGAEVRTQFMEEEDDLLQFAIQQSLLEVGSERDEVDIWEALRAQKPSRPTTPNMTTEEERQLQRKSDSGKSGTVSRQYCWVCERSE; via the exons ATGGTGAATATAGACacgatacaaaaaaattatccGCTCCATTGGCTCGTgtggaataataattatgtagaACTCGAAGAAGAATTATCTACAAAGCTG catGATATTGAAAAGCTTGATAACAGAGGAAGAACACCATTGATGTTAGCTGTGACTTTAAGTCATATGGAGTCTGTCGGAGTATTGTTGCAACATGAAGCTAATGTTAATACAGAGAACACTCAAGGATGGAATG TGGTTCAGGAGGCAGTTGGTACAGGAAATCCTGAGCTAATACAAATGGTGCTAGCACATAGAGATTATCAAAGATATTGTAATCGGGTAGCTGGTATTCCAGAATTACTTCATAAACTTAAACAA gcTCCTGACTTTTATGTAGAAATGAAATGGGAGTTTACTAGTTGgg ttcCCCTTGCCTCTAGAATATGTCCTAGTGACACATACAAGGTATACAAACAGGGCAGTAATGTAAGAATCGATACAACTTTATTAGGGTTTGATCATACAAAGTGGCAACGTGGAAATCGTAGTTACATCTTCAAAGGACAAA CTGCATCACATGTACCTGTGGCAATTAGATGTGAACGGAGTTATGTGTTCAGTATGGTGGGACGAGAGTCAG ATGATGGAGCAACAATGATGGAGGTAGATCACAAAACAAGAAAAGTATATGTTGAGCATATTAAACTCGTAGATATTGACGATATGCAATTAATGGAACCCTCTGAAGAAGGTGTTTTAACTCGGCTTACGAATCCGATCGTTACTACTTACATAGATACGGATAAAATTAGCTTTGAACg CAATAAAGCTGGTTTGTGGGGATGGCGCTCTGATAAAAGTGAAATAGTTAATGGACATGAGTGTAAAGTGTTTAGTGCATGTAATGTAGAATTAATAACGAAAACTCGATTAGAACATTTATCTGATCCTGATAAGGCACGAGCTCGTGCTCCTCGTACACCTCTTCAGTCGTTTCTTGGCATGGCGGAACAACAGCAGGAAAACAGTAATAGCGCAACTACTagt GAAGAATATAACAATGTCGGAAATCCTTCTAATATAACAGCTGAGGAATATTTTGACCCAGACGTTGATTTAAATGGAAGGGATATAGGTAGACCAAAAGAagttaatacaaaaattcagaaatttaag gCAACTTTATGGCTTAGTGAACAGTATCCACTAAGTCTTCAAGAACAAATTATGCCAATCGTCGATCTAATGGCAATATCTAGTTCACACTTTGCAAAATTAAGGGATTTTATCCAAATGCAATTACCAGCTGGATTTCCTGTTAAAATCG aaattcccttgtttcatatattaaatGCAAGGATAAcgtttggaaatatttttggcATGGATCAAGAAGTGCCTCATGTAGGACATTTAGAAGAAACTAACAGAATGACTTGTTTAGTTGATGATATTTGTTTTGAAGCACCAGTGGGATACGTAAAACTag CAGGTGCTGAAGTTCGGACGCAATTtatggaagaagaagacgatCTTTTACAATTTGCTATACAACAAAGTTTGTTGGAAGTTGGTAGTGAACGCGATGAG GTTGATATATGGGAAGCCTTACGAGCGCAGAAACCATCACGGCCCACAACGCCCAATATGACAACTGAAGAAGAAAGGCAATTACAAAG AAAG AGCGATTCAGGCAAGTCTGGCACTGTGTCAAGACAGTACTGCTGGGTGTGCGAGCGGTCGGAGTAA